A window from Zavarzinia compransoris encodes these proteins:
- a CDS encoding TonB-dependent siderophore receptor, translating into MRSRPRSPPGSGGRSPGGYWAAAILAASTLIQAQPAGAQAQPAAIAFDLPAQDLNRALLALSRRAGLQIFYDVAKVDGLTAPEVRGRMPVGDALDRLLAGTGLSYRFVGRDAVALDGRPAPDAPGVAGDAEMLDTIVVEAERPGSGYGATTAVRAPMAPADSPQTEAVVTRQVIRDRAMTSLADALRVMPGTGVAQGEGNRDTSILRGYSSTADFFVDGLRDDVEYYRDLYNVERVESLAGPHAVFFGRGGTGGVINRVTRRADGTEVATLDLQAGSWGERRATVDAGTALAGAAAVRVIGLHEESEGFREAFRLKRQGINPTVTLGLDRPTSIAFGYEHFRDERTADRGVPSFEGAPLAVDIATFFGDPDQSVSTLALDSLTLDLGHDFGGGLRLESRNRYAVYDKSFRNVFPRAVDPAGTMVAIAAYSGATRRENLFSQTELGFSLEGDVTHDIVAGIEFGRQRTDNRRETGFFDSIAYGQPSVMVPVDDPRSRLPITFRPGPTDPVNGGTAVTRALYVQDRIGITDDLFAVVGLRYEVFSLDFEDRRDGRWLSADDEFLSPRLSLAYKPAAAWTLYATYSRSYLPRAGSQLASLTLRNEALAPERATNYELGAKWQIAPDLLGTAAVYRTERSNVEAVDPADPARSLLVDGQRTLGAEVSLSGSIAPGLAVTASYAYQDARIESDHLPVSIRPAPVLAGARVGQVPRHSASLWARYDFDETWGMALGLSYRDGMYTSNSNQVALPGFLRTDAALYLALDDAVRAQVNVENVFDVRYYTAAHGDNNIMPGAPRSLRFGVTVDF; encoded by the coding sequence ATGAGATCGAGGCCGAGGTCGCCGCCGGGCAGCGGGGGGAGGAGCCCCGGCGGGTATTGGGCGGCGGCTATCCTGGCGGCTTCCACCCTGATCCAGGCGCAGCCGGCCGGCGCGCAGGCACAGCCGGCGGCGATCGCCTTCGACCTGCCGGCCCAGGATCTCAACCGGGCCCTGCTCGCCCTGTCGCGCCGGGCCGGCCTGCAGATTTTCTACGACGTGGCCAAGGTCGACGGCCTGACCGCCCCCGAGGTCCGGGGGCGGATGCCGGTCGGAGACGCCCTCGATCGCCTGCTGGCCGGCACCGGCCTGTCCTACCGCTTCGTCGGGCGCGACGCCGTCGCGCTGGACGGGCGCCCCGCCCCCGATGCCCCCGGGGTGGCGGGAGACGCGGAAATGCTGGACACCATCGTCGTCGAGGCCGAGCGGCCCGGATCGGGCTATGGCGCGACCACCGCCGTCCGCGCGCCGATGGCGCCGGCGGACAGTCCGCAGACCGAGGCCGTGGTGACGCGCCAGGTGATCCGGGACCGGGCGATGACCAGCCTTGCCGATGCCCTGCGGGTGATGCCCGGCACCGGCGTGGCCCAGGGCGAGGGCAACCGCGACACTTCGATCCTGCGCGGATATAGTTCCACCGCCGACTTCTTCGTCGACGGGCTGCGCGACGACGTCGAATATTACCGCGACCTCTACAATGTCGAGCGGGTCGAGAGCCTGGCCGGGCCCCATGCGGTCTTCTTCGGCCGCGGCGGCACCGGCGGCGTGATCAATCGGGTAACGCGCCGGGCCGATGGCACCGAGGTCGCCACGCTGGACCTCCAGGCGGGCTCATGGGGCGAGCGCCGGGCGACGGTCGATGCCGGGACGGCGCTGGCGGGCGCCGCGGCGGTCCGCGTCATCGGCCTTCATGAAGAGTCCGAGGGGTTTCGCGAAGCGTTCCGGCTGAAGCGGCAGGGCATCAACCCGACCGTCACCCTCGGCCTCGACCGGCCGACCTCGATCGCCTTCGGTTACGAGCATTTCCGCGACGAGCGGACCGCCGACCGCGGTGTCCCCTCCTTCGAGGGCGCGCCCCTTGCGGTCGATATCGCGACCTTCTTCGGCGATCCGGACCAGAGCGTATCGACCCTGGCGCTCGACAGCCTCACCCTCGACCTCGGCCACGACTTCGGCGGCGGCTTGCGGCTGGAAAGCCGCAACCGCTATGCCGTCTACGACAAGTCGTTCCGCAATGTCTTCCCGCGTGCCGTCGACCCGGCGGGCACCATGGTCGCGATCGCCGCCTATAGCGGCGCGACGCGGCGGGAGAACCTGTTCAGCCAGACCGAGCTCGGCTTTTCCCTCGAAGGCGATGTAACCCACGATATTGTCGCCGGCATCGAATTCGGCCGGCAGCGGACGGACAACCGGCGGGAGACCGGCTTCTTCGATTCGATCGCCTACGGCCAGCCGAGCGTGATGGTCCCGGTCGACGATCCGCGGTCCCGCCTGCCGATAACCTTCCGCCCGGGCCCGACCGATCCGGTGAACGGGGGCACCGCCGTGACCCGGGCGCTCTATGTCCAGGACCGCATCGGGATCACGGACGATCTCTTTGCCGTCGTCGGCCTGCGCTACGAGGTTTTCTCGCTCGATTTCGAAGACCGGCGCGACGGCCGCTGGCTGTCCGCCGACGACGAATTCCTGTCGCCGCGGCTCAGCCTCGCCTATAAGCCGGCGGCGGCATGGACCCTGTATGCGACCTACAGCCGGAGCTATCTGCCGCGGGCAGGCAGCCAGCTGGCGTCGCTGACCCTGCGCAACGAAGCCCTGGCCCCCGAACGGGCGACCAATTACGAACTGGGCGCGAAATGGCAGATCGCGCCCGATCTCCTTGGAACCGCCGCGGTCTACCGGACCGAGCGCAGCAATGTCGAGGCCGTGGACCCGGCGGATCCCGCCCGCTCGCTGCTCGTCGACGGCCAGCGGACGCTCGGGGCCGAAGTCTCCTTGAGCGGCAGCATCGCGCCCGGGCTCGCCGTGACCGCGAGCTATGCCTATCAGGATGCCCGGATCGAAAGCGACCACCTGCCGGTTTCCATCCGGCCGGCGCCGGTTCTCGCCGGGGCGCGGGTCGGACAGGTGCCCCGGCATTCGGCATCGCTATGGGCGCGCTACGACTTTGACGAGACTTGGGGCATGGCGCTCGGCCTGTCCTACCGCGACGGCATGTATACCTCGAACAGCAACCAGGTCGCGCTGCCCGGCTTCCTGCGCACCGATGCCGCCCTGTACCTGGCGCTGGACGATGCCGTGCGCGCCCAGGTGAATGTCGAGAATGTCTTCGATGTCCGCTACTACACGGCCGCGCACGGCGACAACAACATCATGCCGGGGGCGCCGCGCTCGCTGCGGTTCGGCGTCACGGTCGATTTCTGA
- a CDS encoding LysR family transcriptional regulator, protein MIDRYLLRYFLAVVDAGNFSRGAQQVNVTQPTLSVGIGKLEEALGARLFERNSQRVQLTEAGVRLLAHARLIEREFNSLERGLKADDPGRVLRIGVLSTLPTAMIAAVIRRNAAAACPDAVEIVEGASRDLLNRLGRRRIDIALTRVRPEDEDLPHEFLFAEGYSIAAPPDHPLAGHDAVPGETLAGEVMIVRRNCEVLPETSRYFTERGVRPRFSFRSVNDDRILALVRTGLGITVAPDSLIGPDLGRFKLAGFDHRRRIGLIFADAALAALSSPALAALRALG, encoded by the coding sequence ATGATCGACCGCTATCTGCTGCGCTATTTCCTGGCCGTGGTCGACGCGGGCAATTTTTCCCGTGGCGCCCAGCAGGTCAATGTGACCCAGCCGACCCTTTCGGTCGGCATCGGCAAGCTCGAGGAAGCCCTGGGCGCCCGGCTGTTCGAGCGGAACAGCCAGCGCGTGCAGCTGACCGAAGCCGGGGTGCGCCTGCTCGCCCATGCCCGCCTGATCGAGCGCGAGTTCAACAGCCTGGAACGGGGCCTGAAAGCGGACGATCCCGGGCGCGTGCTGCGGATCGGCGTGCTGTCGACGCTGCCGACGGCGATGATCGCCGCCGTGATCCGGCGAAACGCGGCGGCAGCCTGCCCCGATGCCGTCGAGATCGTCGAAGGCGCATCGCGCGACCTGCTGAACCGGCTCGGGCGGCGCCGGATCGACATCGCCCTGACCCGCGTCCGGCCGGAAGACGAGGACCTGCCCCATGAGTTTCTGTTCGCCGAGGGCTATTCCATCGCCGCGCCGCCGGATCATCCCCTGGCGGGTCACGATGCCGTGCCCGGGGAAACCCTGGCCGGCGAGGTGATGATCGTGCGGCGGAACTGCGAAGTCCTGCCGGAGACGAGCCGCTATTTCACCGAGCGCGGGGTGCGCCCCCGCTTCAGCTTTCGCAGCGTGAACGACGATCGCATCCTGGCCCTGGTCAGGACCGGCCTCGGCATCACGGTCGCGCCGGACAGCCTGATCGGCCCCGATCTCGGGCGCTTCAAGCTCGCCGGCTTCGACCACCGCCGCCGGATCGGCCTGATCTTCGCCGATGCCGCCCTGGCCGCCCTCTCGTCGCCGGCGCTGGCGGCTTTGCGCGCGCTCGGCTGA
- a CDS encoding carboxyl transferase domain-containing protein has protein sequence MNKIGTEIDRRADGFAANAAVNSALAADLRERLAQAAQGGPEAARRRHTERGKLLPRERVERLLDPGAPFLEIGALAAGGMYGDEAPAAGVIAGIGRVAGREVMILANDPTVKGGAYFPMTVKKHLRAQEIAEQNRLPCLYLVDSGGANLPHQAEVFPDREHFGRIFFNQATMSAKGIPQIACVMGSCTAGGAYVPAMSDETVIVRNQGTIFLGGPPLVKAATGEVISAEDLGGADVHGRKSGVVDHVAANDDHALQIVRDIVAGLNRPKTVDLELADPVPPRHDPAELYGIVPPDLRTPYDVREVVARIVDGSVFQEFKPLYGTTLVCGFARIWGMPVAILANNGVLFSESALKGAHFIELACQRRIPLVFLQNISGFMVGGRYEAGGIAKDGAKLVTAVSTATVPKFTVLIGGSFGAGNYGMCGRAYSPRFLFTWPNSRISVMGGEQAASVLATIRRDTLEARGEAWPAEQEAAFKAPVRERYEAEGNPYFATARLWDDGIIDPASTRDVLGLAISASLNAPIPEAPRFGVFRM, from the coding sequence GTGAACAAGATCGGCACCGAGATCGATCGCCGCGCCGACGGCTTTGCGGCCAATGCGGCCGTCAACAGCGCCCTGGCGGCGGACCTGCGCGAGCGCCTGGCGCAAGCCGCGCAGGGCGGGCCCGAGGCCGCCCGCCGCCGCCATACGGAACGCGGCAAGCTGCTGCCCCGGGAACGGGTGGAGCGGCTGCTCGATCCCGGCGCGCCCTTTCTTGAAATCGGCGCGCTGGCCGCCGGCGGCATGTATGGCGACGAAGCGCCGGCCGCGGGCGTCATCGCCGGCATCGGCCGGGTCGCCGGGCGCGAGGTCATGATCCTCGCCAACGACCCGACGGTGAAGGGCGGCGCCTATTTTCCGATGACGGTGAAGAAGCACCTTCGCGCGCAGGAGATCGCGGAGCAGAACCGGCTGCCCTGCCTCTATCTGGTCGACAGCGGCGGCGCGAACCTGCCCCATCAGGCGGAGGTCTTTCCCGACCGCGAGCATTTCGGCCGCATCTTCTTCAACCAGGCCACCATGTCCGCCAAGGGCATTCCGCAGATCGCCTGCGTCATGGGCTCCTGCACCGCCGGCGGCGCCTATGTCCCGGCGATGAGCGACGAGACGGTGATCGTCCGCAACCAGGGCACCATATTCCTGGGCGGTCCGCCCCTGGTGAAGGCGGCGACCGGCGAGGTGATTTCGGCCGAGGATCTGGGCGGCGCCGATGTCCATGGCCGGAAGTCGGGCGTCGTCGACCATGTCGCGGCGAACGACGACCATGCGCTCCAGATCGTCCGGGATATCGTCGCCGGGCTGAACCGGCCGAAGACGGTCGATCTCGAGCTTGCCGATCCCGTCCCGCCCCGCCACGACCCGGCCGAGCTTTACGGCATCGTGCCGCCCGACCTGCGCACCCCCTACGACGTCCGGGAAGTCGTCGCGCGCATCGTCGACGGTTCCGTGTTTCAGGAATTCAAGCCGCTCTACGGCACCACCCTGGTCTGCGGCTTCGCCCGCATCTGGGGCATGCCGGTCGCCATCCTGGCCAACAACGGCGTGCTGTTCTCGGAAAGCGCGCTGAAGGGGGCCCATTTCATCGAACTGGCCTGCCAGCGCCGCATCCCCCTGGTCTTCCTGCAGAATATCTCGGGCTTCATGGTCGGCGGCAGATACGAGGCCGGCGGCATCGCCAAGGACGGGGCGAAGCTGGTCACGGCAGTCTCGACCGCCACCGTGCCGAAATTCACCGTGCTGATCGGCGGCAGTTTCGGCGCCGGCAATTACGGCATGTGCGGCCGGGCCTATTCCCCGCGCTTCCTGTTCACCTGGCCGAATTCGCGGATTTCGGTCATGGGCGGCGAACAGGCGGCCAGCGTGCTCGCCACCATCCGCCGGGACACGCTGGAGGCACGGGGCGAAGCCTGGCCGGCCGAGCAGGAGGCGGCCTTCAAGGCCCCGGTGCGGGAACGCTACGAAGCCGAGGGCAATCCCTATTTCGCCACCGCCAGGCTTTGGGACGACGGCATCATCGACCCGGCCTCGACCCGCGACGTGCTGGGCCTCGCCATTTCCGCCAGCCTGAACGCCCCGATCCCCGAGGCCCCGCGCTTCGGCGTCTTCCGGATGTGA
- a CDS encoding acetyl/propionyl/methylcrotonyl-CoA carboxylase subunit alpha, which yields MMIESLLIANRGEIACRIIRTARRLGIRTIAVYSAADAGAPHVLDADEAVAIGPAPAAQSYLQADRILAAAREVGAAAIHPGYGFLSENAGFAEAVAAAGLVWVGPPAAAIRAMGLKGAAKSAMQAAGVPVTPGYHGDDQDENRLAAAAAAIGYPVLIKAVAGGGGKGMRKVLDPAGFAEALASCRREAAASFGDDRVLIEKFVASPRHIEVQVFADRHGNTVHLFERDCSLQRRHQKVIEEAPAPGMTDEARAAICDAAVRAARAVGYEGAGTVEFIADASAGLRPDRIWFMEMNTRLQVEHPVTELVTGLDLVEWQLRVASGEPLPRRQDDIVLTGHAMEARLYAEDPRTGFLPSTGPLDRFRLPAGLRVDTGVVEGGQVTAFYDPMVAKLIVGAATRPAAARALAAACRAVEVWPVKTNAAFLARLLDQADFVAGAVDTGFIEARLDHVVPPGPPPPAALQAAARFLVDEGRAAGGRAGDPWRALTGFRLGGTAPVVVPLHCRDELHRVELQGAAPAARAVRIGEDIVVFHDGEAFGFRPARIAGEIDGGAGGGSILSPMPGRVVEVAVAVGERVTKGQSVATVEAMKMELVLKAAFDGKVAEVPARPGDQVVEGQLLVRLEKEG from the coding sequence ATGATGATCGAAAGCCTGCTGATCGCGAACCGCGGCGAAATCGCCTGCCGCATCATCCGCACCGCCCGCCGGCTGGGCATCAGGACCATCGCCGTTTATTCCGCGGCGGATGCCGGTGCGCCCCATGTGCTCGACGCCGACGAGGCGGTGGCGATCGGCCCGGCGCCGGCCGCCCAGAGTTACCTGCAGGCGGACCGCATCCTGGCGGCCGCGCGGGAGGTCGGCGCCGCCGCCATCCACCCGGGCTATGGCTTCCTGTCCGAAAATGCCGGTTTCGCCGAGGCGGTGGCCGCGGCCGGCCTGGTCTGGGTGGGGCCGCCGGCGGCGGCCATCCGGGCGATGGGGCTGAAGGGGGCGGCCAAATCGGCCATGCAGGCGGCCGGGGTGCCGGTAACGCCCGGCTACCACGGCGACGATCAGGACGAGAACCGGCTGGCCGCGGCGGCCGCGGCGATCGGCTATCCGGTCTTGATCAAGGCGGTCGCCGGGGGCGGCGGCAAGGGGATGCGCAAGGTCCTGGATCCGGCCGGCTTTGCCGAGGCCCTGGCCTCGTGCCGGCGCGAGGCGGCGGCGAGTTTCGGCGACGACCGGGTCCTGATCGAGAAATTCGTCGCCAGCCCGCGCCATATCGAAGTCCAGGTCTTCGCCGATCGCCACGGCAACACGGTGCACCTGTTCGAGCGCGACTGTTCCCTCCAGCGCCGCCACCAGAAGGTGATCGAGGAAGCCCCCGCCCCCGGCATGACGGACGAAGCCAGGGCCGCCATCTGCGACGCCGCGGTGCGCGCCGCCCGGGCCGTCGGCTATGAAGGGGCGGGCACGGTGGAATTCATCGCCGACGCGTCGGCGGGGCTGCGCCCGGACCGCATCTGGTTCATGGAAATGAACACCCGTCTCCAGGTCGAACATCCGGTGACGGAACTGGTGACCGGGCTCGATCTGGTCGAATGGCAATTGCGGGTCGCCTCGGGCGAGCCGCTGCCGCGCCGCCAGGACGATATCGTCCTGACCGGCCATGCGATGGAGGCGCGGCTCTATGCCGAGGATCCCCGTACCGGCTTCCTGCCCTCGACCGGGCCGCTCGACCGCTTCCGCCTGCCGGCCGGCCTCAGGGTCGACACGGGGGTCGTCGAAGGCGGGCAGGTCACCGCGTTCTACGATCCCATGGTGGCCAAGCTGATCGTCGGCGCGGCCACGCGCCCGGCGGCGGCGCGGGCGCTCGCCGCGGCCTGCCGGGCGGTGGAGGTCTGGCCGGTGAAGACCAATGCCGCCTTCCTGGCCCGGCTGCTCGATCAGGCGGATTTCGTCGCCGGGGCCGTCGATACGGGCTTCATCGAGGCGCGGCTCGACCATGTCGTGCCGCCGGGGCCGCCGCCGCCGGCAGCACTCCAGGCCGCCGCCCGCTTTCTGGTGGACGAGGGCCGCGCCGCCGGGGGCAGGGCCGGCGATCCCTGGCGGGCTCTGACCGGCTTCAGGCTGGGCGGGACAGCGCCCGTCGTCGTCCCCCTGCACTGCCGGGACGAGCTTCATCGCGTCGAACTGCAGGGGGCGGCGCCCGCCGCCCGGGCCGTGCGGATTGGGGAAGACATCGTCGTCTTCCATGACGGCGAGGCTTTCGGCTTCAGGCCGGCCCGCATCGCCGGCGAGATCGACGGCGGCGCCGGCGGCGGCAGCATCCTGTCGCCCATGCCGGGCCGGGTGGTCGAGGTGGCGGTCGCGGTCGGCGAACGGGTGACCAAGGGCCAGTCCGTGGCCACGGTGGAGGCGATGAAGATGGAACTGGTGCTGAAGGCCGCCTTCGACGGCAAGGTCGCCGAGGTGCCGGCGCGGCCCGGCGACCAGGTGGTGGAAGGCCAGCTGCTCGTCCGCCTCGAAAAGGAGGGGTGA
- a CDS encoding MaoC family dehydratase, translated as MAGRYFDDWTIGDAIVHELRRTVTETDNLLITTLTHNPQPLHLDAEAAGASEFGRILVNGIFTFGLMVGLSVGDTTLGTLVANLGYDAVVMPAPVFVGDTLRAETTVVDIRQSRSRPDAGIVTFEHRALNQRGEVVCRCRRMALLQRRRAA; from the coding sequence ATGGCCGGGCGTTATTTCGACGACTGGACGATCGGCGACGCGATCGTCCACGAACTGCGGCGGACCGTGACCGAGACCGACAACCTGCTGATCACCACCCTGACCCATAATCCCCAACCCCTGCATCTCGACGCGGAGGCGGCGGGGGCCAGCGAGTTCGGCCGCATATTGGTCAACGGCATTTTCACCTTCGGCCTGATGGTGGGGCTTTCGGTCGGGGATACGACGCTCGGCACCCTGGTCGCCAATCTCGGCTACGATGCGGTCGTGATGCCGGCGCCGGTCTTCGTCGGCGATACCCTGCGGGCGGAGACCACGGTCGTCGACATCCGGCAAAGCCGCTCCCGGCCCGATGCCGGCATCGTCACCTTCGAGCACCGGGCCCTCAACCAGCGCGGCGAGGTCGTCTGCCGCTGCCGGCGGATGGCGCTGCTGCAACGGCGGAGGGCGGCATGA
- a CDS encoding HpcH/HpaI aldolase/citrate lyase family protein encodes MIPRSWLFVPGDSPAKMAKAMAGPADALILDLEDSVAPGRKTLARDAVAEFLRAPRAAGPVPWIRINPLRGGEAEADLAAVASAAPAGIVLPKAEGGEDVAALVRLLYRAGGDAAAAIPILPIVTETPRALFRLDGYGGSSPRLAGLTWGAEDLSAAVGAVSARTGTGALTPLYDLARSLCLAAAAAAGVTAIETVYPDFRDLDGLAAYAARGRRDGFVGMMAIHPAQVSVINAAFTPGAAELAEARRIVDLFEANPGAGTLALQGRMLDAPHLAQARRLLARARS; translated from the coding sequence ATGATCCCCCGCTCCTGGCTCTTCGTGCCCGGCGACAGCCCGGCCAAGATGGCGAAAGCCATGGCCGGCCCGGCGGACGCCCTGATCCTCGACCTCGAGGATTCGGTGGCGCCGGGGCGGAAAACCCTGGCCCGGGATGCCGTCGCCGAATTCCTGCGGGCGCCGCGGGCCGCCGGCCCGGTGCCGTGGATCCGGATCAACCCGCTGCGCGGGGGCGAGGCGGAGGCGGATCTTGCCGCCGTGGCGTCGGCGGCGCCGGCCGGCATCGTCCTGCCCAAGGCCGAGGGGGGCGAGGATGTCGCCGCCCTCGTGCGTCTGCTGTACCGGGCCGGGGGCGATGCCGCCGCTGCGATCCCCATCCTGCCCATCGTCACCGAGACGCCGCGCGCCCTGTTCCGGCTGGACGGCTACGGCGGGTCGAGTCCCCGGCTGGCGGGCCTGACCTGGGGGGCGGAGGATCTTTCGGCCGCCGTCGGCGCCGTGTCGGCGCGGACCGGGACGGGGGCCCTGACGCCGCTCTACGACCTGGCGCGCAGCCTTTGCCTTGCCGCCGCCGCGGCGGCCGGGGTGACGGCGATCGAGACGGTCTATCCGGACTTTCGCGATCTCGACGGTCTCGCCGCCTATGCCGCGCGCGGGCGGCGGGACGGCTTCGTCGGCATGATGGCGATTCATCCCGCCCAGGTTTCGGTCATCAATGCCGCCTTCACCCCCGGCGCCGCGGAACTGGCCGAGGCCCGCCGCATCGTCGACCTGTTCGAGGCCAACCCCGGCGCGGGGACCCTGGCGCTGCAGGGCAGGATGCTCGACGCGCCCCACCTGGCGCAGGCGCGCCGCCTGCTGGCCCGGGCGCGGTCCTGA